In a genomic window of Argonema galeatum A003/A1:
- a CDS encoding filamentous hemagglutinin N-terminal domain-containing protein yields the protein MTESKQSKKGKNICILLYLFGFPSLAAAQIVPDATLPVNSTVNIQGNTFVIDKGTQIGSNLFHSFQEFSLPTNTTAHFDNATTIQNIFNRVTGGSLSDIDGLIKANGTANLFLINPNGIIFGRNASLNIGGSFLATTANSIIFKDGSQFSAINPQAPPLLNINVPIGLQFNGNPGQIVNKSQANVNGLPNSIGAFITGLQVPDGKSLALIGGDILLEGGNLTALGGRIELGSVAGLSTVSLSAIDNGWIVGYEGVQNFQDISMSEQSVVDASGYILFPPTSESPPEFRPINEGKSGDIQVRSRSLTLNNSGITTGNAGIETGGTLTITADTIKVSGALIDSPDFVLVGGLFTQTIDAGAAGNLTITTRELTIENGSQVSTGTFSYPKQDGTWFFPTGKGGTLTVTASDSVTLSGRTSDPEIGSGLFSQSESFGNAGDLNITTKRLIVQDGAEVSSSSMYAGKAGNLTVRASESVEVSGGRDYIFENSPPKFSPSSIVSQVEGKATGAESILTVETSNLAVRDGGRISASTISKEPGGNVIVNVDRITLENGGQITALTVGEGKGGTLTINAREFIEIIGTRNSDPSGLFTQSQSSGDAGDLIVSTGRLTIREGGAISADTQLDGKGGSITINTGDAVELIGLSSATVDPEDPNFSPAVRNDRRLPSRITAITQGTGNAGSVTINAEELTVSDGATVALNAKSGGGSAGDLNVQADRIILFNDSAIAAATELGQGGNIRLISEDIQLRNSRISTSASEGDLRGDGGNITIRTDTIVGLENSDISADGFDSGGVIDIQTQGIFGLVASTREELANILGDRNIRDFDPNELSTNDITAISRRDPSLSGVVNIQTPDVDPARGLVELAQNFAPPQATANLCSLVGENLEFTNVGRGGLPPNPREALNLGVASDRTTSDNYNSPPQQIVEAQGWIVGENGEIILTDKVPFIMGNRVFHSAVCGAGVR from the coding sequence ATGACTGAGAGCAAGCAAAGCAAAAAAGGTAAAAATATCTGTATACTACTTTACCTTTTCGGGTTCCCTTCTTTAGCAGCGGCGCAAATCGTTCCCGATGCCACTTTGCCTGTTAATTCCACGGTCAACATTCAAGGAAACACCTTTGTTATCGACAAAGGAACCCAAATAGGCAGCAATTTATTCCACAGTTTTCAAGAATTTTCTTTACCAACTAATACGACAGCCCACTTCGACAATGCCACAACAATTCAAAATATTTTCAATCGAGTTACGGGTGGTTCTCTATCCGACATTGATGGATTAATTAAGGCTAACGGTACTGCCAATTTATTTCTAATCAATCCTAACGGAATTATTTTCGGTCGGAATGCGTCACTCAATATTGGTGGATCGTTTTTAGCGACTACAGCAAATAGCATCATTTTTAAAGATGGCAGTCAGTTCAGCGCTATCAATCCCCAAGCACCACCTTTACTAAACATTAATGTACCCATTGGTTTGCAATTTAATGGAAACCCAGGCCAAATTGTTAACAAATCTCAAGCGAATGTAAATGGATTGCCTAACAGCATCGGTGCTTTTATTACTGGTTTGCAAGTCCCAGATGGTAAAAGTTTGGCACTTATTGGCGGTGATATTCTTCTTGAGGGGGGAAATTTGACTGCTTTGGGAGGAAGAATTGAACTGGGAAGTGTGGCTGGTTTAAGTACGGTCAGCCTAAGTGCGATCGATAATGGTTGGATAGTGGGATACGAAGGTGTCCAAAATTTTCAAGACATTTCTATGTCTGAACAATCTGTAGTAGATGCAAGTGGCTATATTTTATTTCCTCCAACGTCCGAATCTCCTCCTGAATTTCGTCCTATTAACGAAGGGAAAAGTGGCGATATCCAGGTTAGAAGCCGTAGCTTAACCCTCAATAATTCAGGAATTACAACGGGTAATGCAGGGATTGAAACGGGGGGTACTTTAACCATAACTGCCGATACCATCAAAGTAAGTGGAGCTTTAATCGATTCTCCTGACTTTGTTCTGGTTGGTGGATTATTTACCCAAACAATAGATGCTGGTGCGGCTGGAAATTTAACAATTACAACTAGAGAGTTAACCATCGAAAATGGCTCTCAAGTATCAACTGGTACGTTTTCTTACCCTAAACAGGATGGAACTTGGTTTTTTCCCACCGGAAAGGGTGGAACTTTGACAGTAACCGCTTCCGATTCAGTCACGTTAAGTGGTAGAACAAGCGATCCGGAGATTGGTAGCGGTTTGTTTAGTCAATCTGAAAGTTTTGGAAATGCTGGTGATTTGAATATTACTACGAAAAGATTAATTGTTCAAGATGGAGCAGAGGTTTCTTCCAGTTCTATGTATGCTGGCAAAGCGGGTAATTTGACTGTGCGAGCTTCTGAATCAGTGGAAGTGAGCGGAGGAAGAGATTACATATTTGAAAACTCTCCGCCTAAATTTTCTCCCAGTTCTATAGTTTCTCAAGTGGAGGGAAAAGCGACAGGAGCGGAATCAATTTTAACTGTGGAAACCAGCAATTTGGCTGTGCGAGATGGGGGAAGAATATCAGCTTCTACTATCAGCAAAGAGCCAGGGGGAAATGTGATTGTTAATGTCGATCGCATTACCCTGGAAAACGGCGGACAAATCACAGCTTTAACAGTTGGTGAAGGAAAAGGAGGTACTTTAACTATAAATGCCAGAGAATTTATTGAAATAATTGGTACTAGAAATAGCGATCCTAGTGGCTTGTTTACTCAGTCTCAAAGTTCGGGAGATGCTGGTGATTTAATAGTTTCGACAGGACGGTTAACTATTCGAGAAGGAGGAGCGATATCAGCAGATACTCAACTGGACGGAAAAGGGGGTTCTATTACGATAAATACAGGAGATGCTGTTGAATTAATCGGACTTTCATCTGCGACAGTCGATCCTGAAGATCCCAACTTTTCACCTGCTGTCAGAAATGATAGGAGATTACCCAGTCGGATTACGGCGATAACGCAAGGAACGGGAAATGCGGGAAGTGTGACGATTAATGCAGAAGAATTAACGGTAAGCGATGGTGCAACGGTAGCACTAAATGCCAAATCAGGTGGAGGTTCGGCGGGTGATTTGAATGTGCAAGCCGATCGAATTATTCTTTTTAATGATAGCGCGATCGCAGCTGCAACAGAATTAGGTCAAGGTGGAAATATCCGCTTAATTTCTGAAGATATCCAATTGCGAAATAGCCGCATATCTACCAGTGCTAGTGAGGGAGATTTGCGGGGAGATGGCGGTAATATTACGATTAGAACAGATACAATTGTCGGGTTAGAAAATAGCGATATTTCTGCTGATGGTTTTGATAGCGGCGGCGTTATCGATATTCAAACTCAAGGAATATTTGGGTTAGTCGCTTCAACAAGAGAAGAACTAGCAAATATTTTGGGCGATCGCAATATTAGAGATTTCGATCCTAACGAATTATCTACTAACGATATCACTGCCATTTCGCGTCGCGATCCTTCCCTCAGCGGTGTGGTGAATATTCAAACACCAGATGTCGATCCCGCTCGAGGACTCGTCGAACTGGCACAAAATTTTGCTCCCCCGCAAGCTACGGCTAACCTTTGTTCTTTAGTTGGAGAAAACTTGGAATTTACTAATGTCGGACGGGGTGGTTTACCGCCGAATCCTAGAGAAGCGCTTAATCTCGGTGTGGCGAGCGATCGCACAACTTCAGATAATTATAATTCTCCACCTCAACAGATTGTAGAAGCTCAAGGGTGGATTGTTGGCGAGAATGGCGAGATTATTCTCACAGATAAAGTACCTTTTATTATGGGTAACAGGGTTTTTCATTCAGCAGTTTGTGGTGCAGGTGTGCGATGA